The Methanomethylovorans hollandica DSM 15978 genome includes a region encoding these proteins:
- the mprF gene encoding bifunctional lysylphosphatidylglycerol flippase/synthetase MprF — protein MIQKKNYHAQKIIKKISYLLPIAIFALALWVLDRELQPLQLDQIPASFTDIGSLSVVLASMFTFLSYIALISYDFLAMRYIGQSISFKEILRSSFTSTSISYSIGFNPLTGGSLRYRSYSAYGLTLLQIGKVITFCSITFWLGICFVGGSLLTFYPIELPASLSFYEIFFKVLGACLLLFLIVYLLLCVQHRAFIIKSYEVRFPYLRTALLQILISSIDSVFAGSALYFLLSHSGEISFPYFMAMFLVAQTLAYITTISGGLGVFEAIMLLALAPHLALEEVIVALVMFRIVYYFTPFLVGLIVLSYSEFNTRKEILINLHKKTYLTVSAFTPQLSATLIFFAGAVLLFSEALPPQIEGMRVVETLVPLSLIEYSSLLSSIIGVMLLILANGLWKRVDGAYMLSMIVLLLGSIFSILKGLNYIESAILFSIFLLLLPQRKHFYRKSSLLNQSFSRDNIIAIAVVVLSFIWLGLFAHEPMEYSEELLWQFGTNMYVSRFFRSIVGISIILAVFGVMRLLSGSSKDLKLPNNHEINTVKEIIRESTDTNGNLALLEDKYVLFDEQKTSFLAYGISGKSWVCMGDPIGNCKNIKEMIWDFHEMTNLHQGWTVFYEVSEKYIPYYLDIGLTLIKIGEEARVQLSEFSLEGSAGKDFRYSVKRMEKDGFHFEVMQSEDIPAHAQELKRISDAWLEIKNTKEKSFSMGSFKKEYLANFPLAIIKKGDQIAAFANIWVTADKEEMAIDLMRYDPNISNSTMEYLFTKLMLWGKEKGFNYFSLGMSPLSGLENRTLAPLWNKIGSTIFTHGDYFYNFKGLRAYKEKFNPIWEPRYIALPKGIRQMFVLKDIALLISSGTKELFAK, from the coding sequence TTGATCCAAAAAAAGAATTACCACGCTCAGAAAATCATAAAAAAAATAAGCTATTTGTTACCAATTGCTATTTTTGCGCTGGCACTATGGGTCTTAGACAGGGAGCTTCAGCCCCTGCAATTAGATCAGATACCGGCAAGTTTCACGGACATTGGGTCATTAAGTGTGGTACTTGCTTCTATGTTTACTTTTTTGAGTTATATTGCCCTTATCAGTTATGATTTCCTGGCCATGCGCTACATAGGTCAATCTATATCTTTTAAGGAAATTCTCCGTTCTTCTTTTACAAGTACTTCCATCAGTTACAGCATAGGTTTTAATCCTCTTACCGGTGGCTCACTGCGTTACAGATCATATTCTGCCTATGGTCTGACACTGCTGCAAATAGGCAAAGTGATCACATTCTGCAGTATAACTTTCTGGCTTGGTATATGCTTTGTCGGAGGATCTTTATTAACTTTTTATCCCATTGAGCTGCCTGCATCTCTTTCCTTCTATGAGATCTTTTTCAAGGTTTTAGGTGCCTGTCTATTGCTCTTCCTTATTGTGTACCTGTTGCTGTGTGTGCAGCATAGAGCTTTTATTATAAAAAGTTATGAGGTCCGGTTCCCTTACTTACGGACTGCTCTTCTACAGATCCTCATTTCATCTATAGATTCTGTTTTTGCAGGCAGTGCCCTCTATTTCCTTCTTTCTCATAGTGGTGAGATCTCTTTCCCATATTTCATGGCAATGTTCCTAGTGGCACAGACCCTTGCCTACATAACTACCATTTCCGGCGGACTGGGAGTTTTCGAAGCTATCATGCTCCTTGCACTTGCTCCTCATTTAGCTCTTGAAGAAGTGATCGTTGCTCTTGTGATGTTCAGGATAGTATATTATTTCACACCCTTCCTGGTGGGGCTGATCGTTCTGTCATACAGCGAGTTCAATACAAGAAAAGAGATATTAATAAATTTACACAAAAAAACATATCTTACAGTTTCTGCATTTACACCTCAGCTGTCCGCTACACTCATTTTCTTTGCAGGGGCAGTGCTGCTTTTCTCAGAAGCCTTACCTCCTCAGATAGAGGGTATGCGTGTTGTAGAAACGCTGGTTCCTTTATCATTAATAGAGTATTCCAGCCTCCTCAGCAGTATTATAGGTGTCATGCTTCTTATTCTGGCCAATGGATTATGGAAAAGGGTCGATGGAGCTTATATGCTATCAATGATCGTACTTTTGCTGGGAAGTATCTTTTCCATCCTGAAAGGTTTGAATTATATAGAATCAGCTATCCTTTTTTCAATATTCTTATTACTATTGCCTCAGAGGAAGCATTTTTACAGGAAGTCATCCCTCCTGAACCAGTCCTTCAGCAGGGACAATATTATTGCCATTGCCGTTGTTGTTCTTAGCTTCATATGGCTTGGACTCTTTGCCCATGAACCTATGGAATACTCTGAAGAACTTTTATGGCAGTTTGGAACCAATATGTATGTATCCAGGTTCTTCAGGTCGATTGTAGGGATATCTATTATTTTAGCTGTTTTTGGGGTCATGAGACTGCTTAGCGGTTCCAGTAAGGATCTCAAACTTCCCAATAACCACGAAATTAATACAGTGAAGGAGATCATCAGAGAAAGTACTGATACTAATGGAAATCTAGCTCTGCTCGAAGATAAGTATGTATTGTTCGATGAGCAGAAAACTTCATTCCTGGCGTATGGGATCTCTGGTAAAAGCTGGGTCTGTATGGGAGACCCAATAGGAAATTGTAAAAACATCAAAGAAATGATATGGGATTTCCATGAAATGACAAACCTTCACCAGGGATGGACCGTTTTTTATGAAGTAAGCGAGAAATACATTCCTTATTACCTCGATATTGGCCTGACCTTGATCAAAATAGGAGAGGAAGCACGGGTCCAGCTTTCGGAGTTCAGCCTTGAGGGCAGTGCCGGAAAAGATTTCCGGTATTCTGTGAAGCGTATGGAAAAAGATGGTTTTCATTTTGAGGTCATGCAGTCCGAGGATATTCCCGCGCACGCCCAGGAGCTTAAACGTATATCTGACGCCTGGCTGGAGATCAAGAACACTAAAGAGAAGAGTTTTTCTATGGGATCCTTTAAAAAAGAGTATCTGGCTAATTTCCCTCTTGCTATCATAAAAAAGGGTGATCAGATAGCTGCTTTTGCCAATATCTGGGTGACAGCCGATAAAGAAGAGATGGCTATTGACCTTATGCGTTATGATCCCAATATCTCTAATTCCACCATGGAATATCTTTTCACCAAGCTCATGCTATGGGGAAAGGAAAAAGGGTTCAATTATTTTTCATTGGGGATGTCTCCGCTTTCAGGTCTTGAGAACAGGACACTTGCACCACTGTGGAACAAAATAGGTTCAACTATTTTCACGCATGGGGATTACTTCTACAACTTCAAGGGCCTTAGGGCCTATAAAGAAAAGTTCAATCCCATATGGGAACCCCGGTATATAGCTTTGCCAAAAGGGATCAGGCAGATGTTCGTCCTGAAGGATATTGCCTTATTGATATCAAGCGGGACAAAAGAACTATTTGCTAAATGA